The Chlorocebus sabaeus isolate Y175 chromosome 16, mChlSab1.0.hap1, whole genome shotgun sequence genome window below encodes:
- the LOC103242353 gene encoding LOW QUALITY PROTEIN: cytochrome c oxidase subunit 6B1 (The sequence of the model RefSeq protein was modified relative to this genomic sequence to represent the inferred CDS: deleted 1 base in 1 codon) — protein sequence MAEEDTETKIKNYKTAPFDSRFPNQNQTRNCWQNYLDFHCCQKAMTTKGGAISVCEWYQCVYQSLCPTSWVIDWDDQRAEGTFPGKI from the exons ATGGCGGAAGAAGACACTGAGACCAAAATCAAGAACTACAAGACTGCCCCTTTTGACAGCCGCTTCCCCAACCAGAACCAGACCAGGAACTGCTGGCAGAACTACCTGGACTTCCACTGCTGTCAGAAGGCAATGACCACT AAAGGAGGCGCTATCTCTGTGTGCGAATGGTACCAGTGTGTGTACCAGTCCCTCTGCCCCACATCCTGGGTCATAGACTGGGACGACCAACGGGCGGAAGGTACGTTTCCTGGGAAGATCTGA